A single window of Liolophura sinensis isolate JHLJ2023 chromosome 6, CUHK_Ljap_v2, whole genome shotgun sequence DNA harbors:
- the LOC135466148 gene encoding signal peptide, CUB and EGF-like domain-containing protein 1 isoform X2: MRFVRLSQCLCLLGLLLSVSAMYTRRKPRRRSGGNECEKGTHNCHKDAICVNTRRSYICRCKPGFDGSGKICVDTNECARNNGGCVHSCHNTPGRYSCSCLPGFKLTSDGHNCLDIDECRLNRGACRGGQCVNTVGSYQCHCPNGQISDNCLSGSWCQNLFGCAHYCSGDGSCSCRTGYRLHVDKRDCIPTCSFGNGGCQHHCTDSVNGPVCSCAPEYIGLNGNKTCIGSCGVDNGGCQRKCDDTPTGPVCSCPKGFTLHHDGKNCTDMDECKVNGGGCSHTCVNTYGSYECVCPKGYKVTLDEKTCKDIDECGMNSTCDHLCVNTPGGYHCQCRAGYQLYGMTHCADVNECSINNGGCQHKCQNKEGGYRCSCETGSALHPNRKDCVVYKRCLPLKAPAKVDLKCSQTVDGQQCEFRCHSNAHFTAVSSQTLIVYKCGPSTGYQWSQGNNTTSLPSCSDAVQPPKMLRKARFRFAAKQCDVKEENKFQFVESLKREILVKKRYRCTDHCNLKFVTFKCANRRKKRGRSSSEDNTLVTAEFELQVSPNLPSEKCNLECVKRRTKKKLKQTIKKLKRSINRDRFYIMFENNRHKVTKKSFKASRLKMACRPGEVLANARCVACSMGTFYEDVSRSCLPCPEGTYQDEEGQMTCKQCKKRIHGSGMLGAKSAFECDSVCEPGYYSEDGSKPCKACSLGYYQEDYGRTSCVPCGPGIRTSGYASRRFQDCIVTDVCSPGYYYEKSREMCVPCPIGKYQPQSGQNFCINCPGATITDFPGANNSSQCKDRECGGVFEEFQGYIQSPNYPGNYPNNVECVWTIKPAKGRRILVIIPEIFLRGEDKCGDQLVMRKAAPATSLLTHESCKTSETPIAFTARSRKLWIQFKSDAKNTAAGFSIPYVTYNEEYQGLIEDIVRDSRLYSSHQHREILKDRKLLAALLEVIAMPYNYFKYVNVSRTMVPRSFIRLLTPKVRKFFEG; encoded by the exons GCGGTAATGAATGTGAAAAAGGAACGCACAACTGTCATAAAGATGCAATCTGCGTGAACACCCGCCGGTCGTATATCTGTCGCTGTAAGCCGGGGTTCGACGGATCGGGCAAAATCTGCGTGG ACACAAATGAGTGCGCCAGAAACAATGGAGGTTGTGTACATTCCTGTCACAACACACCTGGACGCTACAGCTGTAGCTGTTTGCCAGGATTCAAACTCACATCAGATGGGCACAACTGTCTAG ACATAGATGAGTGCAGGCTGAACAGAGGGGCGTGTAGGGGTGGCCAGTGTGTGAATACAGTAGGCAGTTATCAGTGTCATTGTCCAAACGGGCAGATATCAGACAACTGTctgt CAGGATCTTGGTGCCAAAATCTTTTTGGTTGTGCCCATTATTGTAGTGGGGACGGCAGTTGTTCTTGTAGAACAGGATACAGATTACACGTGGACAAGCGAGACTGTATTC CCACGTGTAGTTTTGGGAACGGAGGTTGTCAGCATCACTGCACTGATTCAGTGAATGGTCCTGTCTGCAGCTGTGCGCCAGAATATATAGGGCTTAACGGCAACAAAACTTGTATAG GCTCCTGTGGAGTAGACAATGGCGGCTGTCAGCGGAAGTGTGACGATACTCCTACAGGACCTGTGTGCTCCTGTCCTAAAGGCTTCACTCTACATCATGATGGGAAAAACTGCACAG ATATGGACGAGTGTAAGGTTAACGGGGGAGGATGCAGTCATACGTGTGTGAACACGTACGGGAGTTATGAGTGTGTCTGTCCAAAGGGCTACAAAGTTACCCTGGACGAAAAGACCTGCAAAG ACATTGACGAATGTGGGATGAACTCGACGTGCGACCATCTCTGTGTGAACACGCCCGGGGGCTATCATTGCCAGTGTAGGGCGGGCTACCAGCTGTACGGGATGACACACTGCGCAG ATGTGAACGAGTGCAGCATCAATAATGGTGGATGTCAACACAAGTGTCAGAACAAGGAGGGAGGTTATCGTTGTTCTTGTGAGACCGGCAGTGCTCTCCACCCCAACAGAAAGGACTGTGTCG TCTACAAACGATGTCTTCCGCTAAAGGCTCCCGCCAAAGTGGATTTAAAATGCAGCCAGACTGTCGACGGCCAACAGTGTGAATTTCGCTGTCATAGCAACGCCCATTTCACGGCGGTGTCTTCCCAAACATTAATCGTGTATAAGTGCGGACCGTCCACCGGTTATCAGTGGTCCCAAGGAAATAACACCACTTCTCTACCAAGCTGTTCAG ACGCAGTTCAGCCACCCAAGATGCTGAGGAAAGCCCGGTTCAGGTTTGCCGCTAAGCAATGTGACGTGAAAGaggaaaataaattccagttcGTTGAGAGTCTGAAAAGAGAGATTCTAG ttAAGAAGAGATATCGCTGCACAGATCATTGCAACTTAAAGTTTGTCACATTTAAATGTGCCAATAGACGGAAGAAAAGAGGGCGGTCAAGTAGTGAAGACAATACCTTAGTAACAGCGGAGTTCGAGCTGCAAGTCAGTCCGAATCTTCCTTCAG aGAAATGTAATTTGGAATGTGTGAAAAGACGTACCaagaaaaaactgaaacaaacaattaaaaaacTGAAACGGTCGATTAACCGGGAtagattttacatcat GTTTGAAAACAACCGCCACAAAGTCACCAAAAAATCTTTTAAGGCCTCAAGACTTAAAATGGCCTGCAGACCTGGAGAGGTCCTTGCCAACGCTAGATGTG TGGCTTGCAGCATGGGCACGTTTTATGAGGACGTTAGCAGGAGTTGTCTACCCTGCCCGGAAGGCACTTACCAGGATGAGGAGGGCCAGATGacatgtaaacaatgtaaaaaGAGAATCCACGGATCAGGCATGCTGGGGGCCAAAAGCGCCTTTGAATGTGATT CTGTGTGTGAGCCGGGTTATTATTCGGAGGACGGAAGTAAGCCATGTAAAGCCTGTTCTCTGGGGTACTACCAGGAGGACTATGGCCGTACCAGCTGTGTGCCGTGCGGGCCCGGGATTCGAACCTCCGGCTACGCCTCAAGGCGCTTCCAGGACTGTATCGTCACAG ATGTATGCTCACCCGGTTACTACTACGAGAAGTCTCGCGAGATGTGTGTACCGTGTCCTATAGGGAAATATCAGCCTCAGTCTGGCCAGAACTTTTGCATCAACTGTCCTGGTGCAACGATAACGGATTTCCCCGGTGCTAACAACAGCTCGCAATGCAAAG ACAGAGAGTGCGGAGGAGTTTTTGAAGAGTTCCAGGGTTATATTCAGAGTCCGAACTACCCCGGCAATTACCCGAACAACGTAGAGTGCGTGTGGACGATCAAGCCCGCTAAAGGTCGCCGTATCCTGGTGATCATCCCGGAGATATTTCTGCGCGGGGAGGACAAGTGTGGGGACCAGCTTGTCATGAGAAAAGCCG CTCCTGCCACCTCCCTTCTAACACACGAGAGTTGCAAGACCTCCGAAACCCCCATAGCTTTCACAGCCCGATCCCGCAAGTTATGGATTCAGTTCAAGTCAGATGCGAAGAACACGGCGGCTGGGTTCTCTATTCCTTATGTTACATATAATG AGGAATACCAGGGTCTGATAGAGGACATTGTCAGAGACAGCCGGCTATATAGTTCACATCAACACAGAGAAATACTGAAG GATAGGAAGCTTTTAGCAGCCCTCCTGGAGGTGATTGCTATGCCCTACAACTATTTTAAGTATGTGAATGTATCACGGACTATGGTGCCTAGATCTTTCATTCGGTTGCTGACTCCAAAAGTGCGGAAATTCTTCGAAGGTTAG
- the LOC135467903 gene encoding methylthioribulose-1-phosphate dehydratase-like, producing the protein MSSYHEEHPRHLIPELCRQFYDLGWCTGTGGGVSIKYEGQIYIAPSGVQKERIKGEDLFVQSLKDEDISGPPPQKKLKKSQCTPLFMNAFISRDAGAVIHSHSKHAVMATILNPGREFRIAYQEMIKGIINDKTGINFRYDDTLVIPIVENTPEERDLKEAMLKAMNDYPESPAVLVRRHGFYIWGDSWRRAKTMCECLDYLLDISVQMKSMGLDPTSAPETPKGAYTSTDNSR; encoded by the exons ATGTCCAGTTACCACGAG GAACACCCCAGGCATCTTATTCCAGAGTTGTGCAGACAGTTTTATGACTTGGGTTGGTGTACAGGGACCGGTGGAGGTGTCAGCATTAAATATGA aggTCAGATATACATAGCGCCCTCTGGTGTACAAAAGGAGAGAATAAAG GGGGAGGACTTGTTTGTCCAGTCTCTAAAGGATGAGGACATTTCAGGACCACCACCTCAGAAGAAACTTAAGAAGAGTCAGTGCACACCTTTGTTCATGAACGCTTTCATCTCCAGAG ATGCGGGCGCTGTCATTCACTCCCATTCTAAACATGCTGTCATGGCCACAATACTGAACCCGGGGAGGGAATTCCGAATAGCCTATCAGGAGATGATCAAAGGCATCATAAATGATAAAACAG GTATAAATTTCCGGTATGATGACACATTAGTTATTCCTATTGTGGAAAATACGCCAGAGGAAAGAGACTTGAAG GAAGCCATGTTAAAAGCCATGAATGATTACCCAGAAAGCCCTGCAGTTCTTGTCCGGAGGCATGGGTTTTACATATGGGGCGACTCCTGGAGACGTGCCAAAACTAT GTGTGAGTGTTTGGACTATCTACTAGATATAAGTGTTCAGATGAAATCCATGGGACTAGACCCAACGTCTGCTCCAGAAACACCAAAGGGAGCCTATACGTCCACTGACAACTCACGATGA